The Actinomyces sp. oral taxon 414 genome has a segment encoding these proteins:
- a CDS encoding CDP-alcohol phosphatidyltransferase family protein, translated as MPARDAQGAPASRPSSLLAWSVHTLTMSGLVFASLAMLSVIHDEIRWMWLWLALAMIVDGVDGTCARRARVKEVIPWFDGGVLDILIDYLTWTFIPALFMYLWLPMGPKPVAGALMILVLVSSTFCYANEGEKSTDNYFVGFPAAWNIVAVMMWVLALPGWLNIALTILLSVLTLVPTHYVHPARVTRFRTLNIAAVGVWLVGTVWLVIVHPARPIAALVMSVGGGVWLLVAGGLRTARGVDTPS; from the coding sequence ATCCCGGCCCGAGACGCTCAAGGCGCCCCGGCGTCCCGCCCATCCAGTCTGCTCGCCTGGAGCGTTCACACCCTGACAATGTCCGGCCTGGTCTTCGCCAGCCTCGCCATGCTCTCCGTCATTCATGACGAGATCCGCTGGATGTGGCTATGGCTCGCCCTGGCCATGATCGTCGACGGCGTCGACGGCACCTGCGCCCGCCGCGCCCGCGTCAAGGAGGTCATTCCCTGGTTCGACGGCGGAGTCCTCGACATCCTCATCGACTACCTCACCTGGACCTTCATTCCGGCGCTGTTCATGTACCTGTGGCTGCCCATGGGACCCAAGCCCGTCGCCGGCGCCCTCATGATCCTGGTGCTGGTCTCCTCCACGTTCTGCTACGCCAACGAGGGCGAGAAGTCGACCGACAACTACTTCGTCGGCTTCCCGGCGGCCTGGAACATCGTCGCCGTCATGATGTGGGTGCTCGCCCTGCCCGGCTGGCTCAATATCGCGCTGACCATTCTCCTGTCGGTGCTGACCCTCGTGCCCACCCACTACGTCCACCCGGCCCGCGTCACACGCTTCCGCACGCTCAATATCGCGGCCGTCGGCGTGTGGCTCGTGGGCACCGTGTGGCTCGTCATCGTCCACCCGGCCCGCCCCATCGCGGCCTTGGTCATGTCGGTGGGCGGCGGGGTCTGGCTCCTCGTGGCCGGGGGCCTGAGGACGGCCCGCGGAGTCGACACCCCGAGCTGA
- a CDS encoding class I SAM-dependent methyltransferase, whose product MTSTPAPAPAPGGSPAARYTHGHGSAVLAGHSRRTAADSAAYLLPRLRAGLDLLDVGCGPATITADLAGAVAPGRVVALDGAPAAIAAAQATLRGRDLADAVELVRGDVHALPFADDSFDVVHAHQVLQHVADPVAALREMARVTRPGGIVAARDSVYSAKAWFPQPPALERWREVYMATARANGGEPDAGSRLLSWARAAGLREVEPSASTWCYATPELRSWWGGTWAERCLTSFGPRAVELGLTSAAELEEMAAAWREWAAAPDGWYVVVHGEILARP is encoded by the coding sequence ATGACCAGCACCCCGGCCCCGGCCCCGGCCCCGGGCGGCTCCCCCGCCGCCAGATACACCCACGGACACGGCTCCGCCGTCCTGGCGGGGCACTCCCGCCGCACGGCCGCCGACTCCGCCGCCTACCTCCTGCCCCGCCTGCGGGCGGGCCTGGACCTGCTCGACGTCGGCTGCGGACCCGCCACCATCACCGCGGATCTGGCCGGGGCCGTCGCGCCCGGGCGCGTCGTCGCGCTCGACGGCGCCCCGGCGGCGATCGCCGCGGCGCAGGCCACCCTGCGCGGGCGCGACCTGGCCGACGCCGTCGAACTCGTGCGCGGGGACGTGCACGCCCTGCCCTTCGCGGACGACAGCTTCGACGTCGTCCACGCCCATCAGGTGCTCCAGCACGTGGCCGACCCGGTGGCGGCGCTGCGCGAGATGGCCCGGGTGACCCGGCCGGGCGGGATCGTGGCGGCGCGCGACTCGGTGTACTCGGCCAAGGCCTGGTTCCCGCAGCCCCCGGCCCTGGAGCGCTGGCGGGAGGTCTACATGGCGACGGCCCGGGCCAACGGGGGCGAGCCCGACGCCGGCAGCCGCCTGCTGTCCTGGGCGCGGGCCGCGGGACTGCGGGAGGTGGAGCCCTCGGCCTCGACCTGGTGCTACGCCACGCCCGAGCTGCGCTCGTGGTGGGGCGGGACCTGGGCGGAGCGGTGCCTGACGTCCTTCGGACCGCGGGCGGTCGAGCTGGGGCTGACCAGCGCGGCGGAGCTGGAGGAGATGGCGGCGGCCTGGCGGGAGTGGGCCGCGGCGCCCGACGGCTGGTACGTCGTCGTCCACGGCGAGATCCTCGCCCGGCCCTGA
- a CDS encoding cupin domain-containing protein, translating into MTATTDESAFAAENAFGKGEPNIAYAQYFTGDSFLNNLVTDPECVVGVHNVTFAPGCRNNWHVHHATSGGGQVLICTAGSGWYQEEGKDAVSLTPGVVVFTRAGVKHWHGAKADSWFSHIALGVPGENTSNEWLEPVDDAHYAAL; encoded by the coding sequence ATGACCGCCACCACCGACGAGTCCGCCTTCGCCGCCGAGAACGCCTTCGGCAAGGGCGAGCCCAACATCGCCTACGCCCAGTACTTCACCGGGGACAGCTTCCTCAACAACCTCGTGACCGACCCCGAGTGCGTCGTCGGCGTCCACAACGTCACCTTCGCCCCGGGCTGCCGCAACAACTGGCACGTCCACCACGCCACCAGCGGCGGCGGCCAGGTCCTCATCTGCACGGCCGGCTCCGGCTGGTACCAGGAGGAGGGCAAGGACGCCGTCTCGCTCACGCCGGGCGTCGTCGTGTTCACGCGCGCCGGCGTCAAGCACTGGCACGGCGCCAAGGCCGACTCCTGGTTCTCCCACATCGCGCTCGGCGTCCCGGGCGAGAACACCTCCAACGAGTGGCTCGAGCCGGTCGACGACGCCCACTACGCGGCCCTGTAG
- the gdhA gene encoding NADP-specific glutamate dehydrogenase codes for MQDVVEKVYEQVVARNRGEAEFHQAVREVLESLDPVIAKHPHYADNALLERIVEPERQIIFRVPWVDDAGTVHVNRGFRIEFNSALGPYKGGLRFHPSVNAGIIKFLGFEQIFKNALTNQGIGGGKGGADFDPHGRSEGEIMRFCQSFMTELARHIGPATDVPAGDIGVGGREIGYLFGQYKRLRNAYDAGVLTGKGLAWGGSLARTEATGYGTVLFAASMLATKGETLEGKKVAVSGAGNVAIYAIEKAQQLGAVPITFSDSSGYVVDEAGVDLDLLKQVKEVERGRVKDYVERRPGARLVTKGRPWDVPVDVALPCATQNELDGDNAATLLRGGCAVVAEGANMPSTPEAVEAFQSAGILYAPGKASNAGGVATSALEMEQNAGRTRWDFATADAKLTAIMADIHDSCVAAAEEYGRPGDYVLGANAAGFTRVADVMIAHGIV; via the coding sequence ATGCAGGACGTTGTCGAGAAGGTCTACGAGCAGGTCGTGGCCCGCAACCGCGGTGAGGCCGAGTTCCACCAGGCGGTGCGCGAGGTCCTGGAGTCCCTGGACCCCGTCATCGCCAAGCACCCCCATTACGCCGACAACGCGCTCCTGGAGCGCATCGTCGAGCCGGAGCGCCAGATCATCTTCCGCGTGCCGTGGGTCGACGACGCCGGGACGGTGCACGTCAACCGCGGCTTCCGCATCGAGTTCAACTCGGCCCTGGGCCCCTACAAGGGCGGCCTGCGCTTCCACCCCAGCGTCAACGCGGGCATCATCAAGTTCCTCGGCTTCGAGCAGATCTTCAAGAACGCCCTGACCAACCAGGGCATCGGCGGCGGCAAGGGCGGGGCCGACTTCGACCCGCACGGCCGCTCCGAGGGCGAGATCATGCGCTTCTGCCAGTCCTTCATGACCGAGCTGGCCCGCCACATCGGCCCGGCCACCGACGTGCCCGCCGGCGACATCGGCGTGGGCGGCCGCGAGATCGGCTACCTGTTCGGCCAGTACAAGCGCCTGCGCAACGCCTACGACGCCGGCGTGCTCACCGGCAAGGGCCTGGCCTGGGGCGGCTCGCTGGCGCGCACCGAGGCCACCGGCTACGGCACCGTCCTGTTCGCCGCCTCCATGCTCGCCACCAAGGGCGAGACCCTGGAAGGCAAGAAGGTGGCCGTCTCCGGCGCCGGGAACGTGGCCATCTACGCGATCGAGAAGGCCCAGCAGCTGGGCGCCGTCCCGATCACCTTCTCCGACTCCTCCGGCTACGTCGTTGACGAGGCCGGTGTGGACCTCGACCTGCTCAAGCAGGTCAAGGAGGTCGAGCGCGGCCGCGTCAAGGACTACGTCGAGCGCCGCCCCGGCGCCCGCCTGGTCACCAAGGGCCGCCCGTGGGACGTGCCCGTCGACGTCGCCCTGCCCTGCGCCACCCAGAACGAGCTCGACGGCGACAACGCGGCCACTCTGCTGCGGGGCGGCTGCGCCGTCGTCGCCGAGGGCGCCAACATGCCCTCGACCCCCGAGGCCGTCGAGGCCTTCCAGTCCGCCGGCATCCTCTACGCCCCCGGCAAGGCCTCCAACGCCGGCGGCGTGGCCACCTCCGCCCTGGAGATGGAGCAGAACGCCGGCCGCACCCGCTGGGACTTCGCCACCGCGGACGCCAAGCTGACCGCCATTATGGCCGACATCCACGACTCGTGCGTGGCCGCCGCCGAGGAGTACGGCCGCCCCGGCGACTACGTGCTCGGCGCCAACGCCGCCGGCTTCACCCGCGTCGCCGACGTCATGATCGCCCACGGCATCGTCTGA